Proteins encoded together in one Candidatus Omnitrophota bacterium window:
- a CDS encoding type II secretion system protein yields MLRISKRKGFTLIELLVVMAIILILAGLLTPGLFKAKQQAG; encoded by the coding sequence ATGCTGCGTATAAGCAAGAGAAAGGGTTTCACCCTTATCGAGCTGTTGGTAGTTATGGCAATCATACTGATCCTTGCGGGTTTACTCACACCTGGCCTGTTTAAAGCCAAGCAGCAGGCAGG